The nucleotide window AACAAAATGTGGTAAAACACAAATTTGATATCTCAATATTTACAATATTTGTTATTTTATTGATTATGGCATACTTTACAGAAGGTGTTGGTTTTGTTGTTCAAGGAACATTTTTGCCTGATATTATAAATAATCTTCCAGGACTTGCAGGTTATGGAAATTTAACTTGGACTTTAGTAGGACTTGCTGGAATTCCTTCTTGTATTATTTGGATGAGATTAGCTCACAAATATGGAAGTATAAATATAATTATTATTGCTTTATTGATTCAAATGGTAGGTATCTTAATACCAACATTTACAAATAATATCTATTTGAATCTTTTAAGTGGTATTTTTTATGGTGGAACTTTTATTGGTTTAGTTGCCCTTTTTATGAATCTTGGTGGGCAACTTGCAAAACATAATCCAGTTGTTTTAATGGGAGCTTTAACTACTTCTTATGGAATTGGACAAGTTATTGCTCCACTTTATAGTGTATATTTGATTGAAAAATTTGGTAATTATGATTATGCTTTATATCTAACTGCTTTTATAGTTTTTGGAGGAGTATTATTACTTTTTATTGCCAAAAAATTTGAAACGGAAAAAATTTAGGAATTTTATTGGAACAGTATTTAAACGAATTTGTATTTTTAGCTAGTGCAATTTTTTTGGCTCTTATGAGTCCAGGACCTGATTTTATGGTTACTTTAAAACAAAGTATAAATCATGAAAGAAAATATGCAATTATTAGTAGTTTTGGTATAAGTATAGGAATAGTTTTCCACTTAGCTTATACGATTTTAGGTTTTTCTTTTATAATAAAAGTTTTTCCAATGTTCTTAGATATTATAAGATACATTGGAGCTACTTATTTAATATACATAGGATATAAAAGTTTTAAATCTTCTCACATAAAAATTGAAAAAGATAATCAAAAAAAGATGACTATCAAAAAAGCTTTTATGTTAGGATTTTTTTGTAATGTTTTTAATCCCAAAGCAACAATGTTTTTTTTATCTATATTTTCAATCATTGTAAATGAATCAACACCTATGTATGTTCAACTTTTATTTGGTCTTTTTTGTGTTATAGCAAATTTCGTTTGGTATTCTTTAATTGCTCTTTTTCTTACTAGAAAAAAAAGTATTGAACTTTTTGATAAATATTCAAATATTATAAATAAAGTTATAGGAGCTATTTTAATATTTTTTGGTCTTTATTTTATTATCTCATCATGATAAGTCACTTAAATTAGAAACTTTGTAAATTATATCTTTTAACTCATTTAATTTTTTTATTACTGCATCATTACAAGGTTTGTCTAATTTGTATCTTGCTTCTATAAAATCATAAATATTATCTATATTTCCATATATCTCTTTTAATAACTCTTTTTTTATCTCTTCTTGAACTCTCATAATATCTTCCTTATTTGATATGGATTTTATATGCATTTTTTATTCCTATTTTTTGTATGGAACATTAAATGCATTGTGTTGATAAATCAAATAAGGAGTTATCTATGAGTTGTTCGTGTACTTCAAGTAGTTCTCAAGAATCAATCCAAGAAGATATAATGGCAAAAATTAATAATCATCCATGTTATAGTGAAGGTGCTCACCAACACTATGCAAGGATACATGTTGCTGTTGCACCTGCTTGTAATATTCAATGTAACTACTGTAATAGAAAATATGATTGTTCAAATGAGAGTAGACCAGGTGTTACTAGTAGTAAATTATCACCAGAAGAAGCAGTTAAGAAGATTTTATACGTTGGTGGTGAAATTCAACAACTTTCAGTTGTAGGAATTGCAGGACCTGGTGATGCATTAGCAAACCCTGAAAAAACTTTTAAAACTTTTAAAATGTTATATGAAAAAGCACCAGATTTAAAAATGTGTTTATCAACAAATGGACTTATGTTACCAGATTATATTGATCAAATCCAAAAATATAATGTTGACCATGTAACTGTGACTATCAATTCTGTTGATGAAACTGGTGAAGTTGGTTCAAAAATCTATCCATGGATTTTATGGAATCACAAAAAAGTATTTGGAAAAGAAGCAGCAAAAATCCTTTTACAAAGACAACTTGAGGGAATCAAGATGTTAACTGAAAGAGGAATTTTAGTAAAAGCTAACTCGGTTTTAATTCCAGGTGTTAATGACCAAGAATTACCAAATGTTGCTAAAAAATTAAAAGAGTTAGGTGTATTCTTACATAATATCATGCCTTTATTATCAAAACCTGAATTTGGTACATATTATGGACTAAATGGGCAAGCAAGCGCAACTGACCAAGAAGTTATGGCTGCTCAAGAAGCTTGTGGAATGGATATGAAATTAATGTCACACTGTAGACAATGCAGGGCTGATGCAGTTGGATTAATTGGTGAAGATAGAGGTGAAGAGTTCACTAAAGATTCATTTGTAAAAATGGATTGGGAAGAATTAACTAAAAAATATGATATCAATGCACGAGCTGCAAAACATCAAGTTATAGAAAACTGGAGAGCTGCACTAGAAATTGCAAATGAAAAAATCAAAATTGCACAAGCTAGCAAAGAGCAATTAAGTTCAACAGGTGAGACTAAACTTGTAGCTGTTACAACTGCTGGTGAGGGAACTATCAACTTACACTTTGGTAATGCTAAAGAGTTCCTAATCTATGAAGCTGGAGACAAAGCTATCAAATTTGTAATGCATAGAAAAGTAGAAAATCCATATTGTAAAGGACCTGAAGATTGTGATGGTTCTTATCCAATTGAAGAGATTAAAAACACACTAAAAGATGTTGATATTTTATTAACAGAAAAAATTGGTGGTTGTCCAATGGATGAATTAAAATCAATTAACTTGATTTGTGATGATTCTTATGCACTTCAACCGATTGAGAAATCAGTATTTGCAGCAGTTCAAAAATATTTCTATTCAGATACTGCAAAATCTGAAAAAGAGTTAGGGTAAAACCTAACTTTTTATGTCAATGAAGAACAAACCTACAGTCATACTTTTAAAAGGAAATGGTCCAGTTTCTATAAATAATGAATTAATGGAATTAATCACAATAACTACCTCTCATGGATTTATTGGTTTTCCTCTAAAACAACTTCGTGCACAAAAAGTTGTTGTTTTAAATGATTATGACAAATTCTTAACAATTGAAAAAGAAATCACAACAAAACCTTGCTGTTTCATATTTTCTTACGACGAATTACAATCAAAAGATTTTGACCTTATTAAATCAGAAAAGTTAGAAATTTTAAAATAATTTTTAACTCTTCTAGTTTTGGAATAGATTTTGCATGTATATTAGTATCGAAATTAAAGGTTAGTATATGTCAATAATTAATGATACAACTTTAAGAGATGGTGAACAAACGCCATACGTAGCATTTAACACAAAAGAAAAGTTACAAATAGCACAACTTCTTTATGAAGCTGGAGCTGATGAACTAGAAGTTGGGATTCCTGCTATGGGTAAAAAAGAACAAGATGATTTAAAAGAGATTCTGGCACTTAATTTACCTATTCAAATAATGAGCTGGAATAGAGCTACATTGAGCGATTTGGATGAATCATTGAAGTGTGGACTTAAAGCTGTGGATTTATCAATCCCTGTATCAGATATATTAATTGACGTGAAATTTAATGGCGATAAAAACAGGTTGTTAAAACAACTTGAAAAAGTAGTTGTACAAGCTAAAAAAGAGAATCTATTTGTTTGTATTGGTGGAGAAGATTCAAGTAGAGCAAATCTAGATTTCCTAAAAGAGATTATGACTTTAGGAAAAGAGCTAGGGGCAAATCGATTTAGATATTGCGATACTGTTGGTATTTTAACACCAAACACGACATACGAAAACATAAAAAATTTAAGTTCTGCTAATTTATTAGACATCGAAATGCATACACATAATGACTTTGGGATGGGGACTGCAAATGCCATAGCTGGTTATGAAGCAGGAGCTATCAGCGCGAATACCACTGTTATTGGCATAGGCGAAAGAGCTGGTAATGCGTCATTTGAACAAGTTTTAATGTCACTTGTTCGATTACTTGGAGTGAAAAAAGAGATTAATTCAAACGCTCTAAAATCTTTGATAAAAACAGTAAGTAGCGCATCAAATAGAAGAGTTGATGCTAATTTACCAATTATCGGAAAAAATATATTCTGTCATGAATCTGGAATTCATGTAAATGGTATGATGAAATCAAAAGCTGCATATGAACCTTTTAATCCAGATGAAGTTGGATTAAAAAGAGAGTTTCCTATAGGAAAACACTCAGGAAGTTCTACTTTGGTTTATCATCTACAATCATTAGGCATTGAGCCTAATATGGAAATCGTACAAAAAATACTTCCAAAAGTTCGAGAAATTGTAACTAATAGAAAAAAAGTATTAAGTACAAAAGAATTAAAAGAGTTATACCTATGTTCATTGGATATTTGAAAAGTGATTTTGAAGAGAATTTAGAAGAGTTATTTACTCAAAATCCTCTTTTAGACATATCGTTGTTAAAACAAACATATACAGTTTTTCCTGAATACTGCTTTGCTGCTTATGAAAAAGCAGAAATTGTTGGGATATTAAGTGCTTATGTTTTTGAAAAGTATGTTTATGTAAATGTATTTGAAGTTCTAGAAAAATATGAAGATGTATTTACTAGATTGATTTCACTTTTATTAAAAAATATACCAAATGAAAATGTTGTTCTCTTAGTTGAAAATAAAAAATGTATAAAATTAATTGAATTAGGTTTTAAAGAGTTTTGTAATTTCTCAAGAATGACTCATTCTGGTGAGGCAGTTGCTTTTAATTTTTCAAATTCAACTGCAAAACAAGTAAGTGGTGAGTTTTATGACGAAGTTTCAAAAAGAATTGATAAAAAAGTTTTTCATCAAAATAGAGAAGATTACATAAAAAAAGATTGTCTTTTCTCAAATTCTTTAAAACTTTCTACAATGCATGGATTTTTACACTCTTATGTTGTAAATAAAAGATTTATCAAAATCTCTCCATGGCTTATGGATAGTGAAGCTTTTATTGATGCAGAAAAACTTCTTCGAGGAGTTTTATATTATAGAGGATTAAAAAAAATTTATGCCTATGCACCATCAAATGAAAAAGAGATTATTGAACTTTATCAAAGCTATAAGTTTAAAATCGATGGAGATTTTAAACTTATGTATTTGACTGAATTGCCAGATATAAAACTTGAAAACCTATATGGATTATAAGGAGATAAAATGGAACCAACTCACGAAGAGCAAAAAGAACTAAAGAAAGAGTTAGCAAAATACAAAAGAAAAGTGGTTGAACTTGCTGGTGAAGTACATGATATTGTTGAAGATAGAATCTGGACAGATTATGTGAATTTACCTAAATTAAGTGAAGAGATAAACCTTGCTATGAAAGAGGTCCTTGATTTTCAAGAACTACATCCATATTTAAAATAAGTAGTATACCATGGAAAAATTAGAAGATAAAGTCATTTGTGAGTGCGGTGAAAAAACTGTTGCCCAAGCTATAGAAATCTTCAAACATACTGATTTGCCATATAAAAAAGCAAAAAAACTCGTAACAGGTTGTAATCAAACCTGTTGTAGAAGACCTTTAATGGCATTGTTTAATATGGTTGAATTTGGTGAAATCGACTATGAAGAGATAGCTTTTTTAATTGATGCAAAAAATGATAGGTTAAAGGATTAAGCTATGGGAAGTGATATTGAAAACTTCGTTAAATGGATTAGAGCAAATGATTTAACTCCAATAATGTCAACGCATAGTGATGATTTGGAGTTTTTAACACATCTTGATTTATCAAAAAGAAATCTTAAAGATTTACCTGAATCTATAGGCGTTTTAAAAAATCTTAATGTTTTAAAACTATCAAATAATAGAATCAGAAAACTTCCAAAAGCAATTGGAGAGTTAAAAAAACTTAGAAATTTACAATGTGAAAATAATTTGATTGAAGAACTTCCTGAAACTATAGGTGATTTAGAAAATCTAATGATTTTAAATCTAAATGTAAACAGAATAAAAGTTTTACCAAAAGGATTTTATAAACTAGATTCACTCACAAGATTGACTCTTGCTTCAAACAGAATTGAAAGATTAGATTCAGAGTTTAAAAACTTATCAAAGCTTTTATATTTATCTTTAGAAACAAATGAATTAGAAGAGTTGCCTGTTGATATCTTTGAATTGATGAAACAACTTTATTATTTAGATTTATCTTTTAATCATCTTAATTATTTACCATCTTCTTTATCAAAAATTAAAGAGTTAGAAACTTTACTTTTAGAAGGGAACACTATAAAAGAATTGCCATCTTTAGAGAGTCATGATATGCTTTTGAAACTTGATTTAAGTGATAATAATTTAGAAAGTTTAGATTTTGATATTAGTAAATTAGAAGATTTGAAAATTCTTAGACTTGATAATAATCTTTTAACATCAATTCCTAATGAAATTTGTAATTTACAAAATCTTATGAGTTTAAGTGTTAGTTCAAATAAACTAAAAATTCTTCCTGAAAATATAGGAAATATCAATACTCTTCATGAGCTGGATGTGGAAGATAATGAGCTTGAAACTTTACCAAAATCAATAGAAGAGTTAGAAAATCTAAAAGAGTTGTATATAGATAATAACAAAAATCTTAAGAAACCAGAAAAATTAGAATTAGAATTTTGTGATGTCAAGTAGGAGAAGAAGATGAGAGATTTAGTATTAATGGAAAAACAAATTTTACAATTGTTACAATTTCATGCAAATGATGATTATGCAAAAGATGAACTAGCTCCATTAATTGCTAAAACATCTTTAGAATTAGGACATTTGTATTCAGATTTGGGATTAGCAAGCAGAAAAGAGATGGGAGAACTTATGTCAAAAAATTTCACATCTTTAGCAAATTTAAAACCAGAAGATATTAGATGGAAAAAATATTTATATGATTGTATTGGTAAAACAGCACCTGCATGTGCCACTTGTGGAGATATTTCAAACTGTTTTAACTGCACTTTAAATCCAGAAAAAAAAGAGAATAAAGAAATCCTTTTACCTCAGAGATTTGTCTCGGGTAATAAGGATTTAGTTATTTTAGTCTCTTTTGAGGTAACTATTATCTTAATGTCTTTTTTTCTAATTTATGAGTGAAATTATAAGTTATCTTTAGGATGTACAGAATCTTTCCCAACAAATGCTTTTTCATTTGCATTTGCAACAATTAATTTTGATATTTTATCTGTAACAAGAGTTGCTTCATAAGATTCATTTGCAATTGTTGCATTTAATTGAGTTTGTCTATCTAAAAGATTTATTGAATCATTTATTTGCTCAATTCCTAATAATTGTTCTTTTGATGCATTCTGAATATCATTAATTATACTTGTTGTTGAAGAAATATTTTCACTTAATTCTTTATAACCTTCTATCATATTATTAGCAATATTTTTTCCATTATTAGCTTTTAGTGTAGCATTTTCAACTATTTTTTTAATCTCTTTAGCTGCATCAGCGCTTCTATTTGCCAAATTTCTTACTTCTTGTGCAACAACTGCAAATCCTTTTCCTGCTTCACCTGCTGTTGCTGCTTCAACAGCAGCATTTAGTGAAAGAATATTTGTTTGAAAAGCTATTTGATCAATTACAGTTATTGCTTCATTTATTGAATTAACTTCAGTATTTATCTCTTCCATAGCAATTGTCGTTTTATTTGCTAATGCTTCACCATTATTTGAAACAAGAATTAACTCTTTTGATAATTCTGTCATTTTAGATATTTTATCAGTTGTATTTCTTATATTGCTTGTAATCTCTTCTAATGCAGCAGCAGATTCTTCTAATGATGCTGCTGTTTGATTTGAGCTTTTATTTAGCTTATCAATATTTTCAAGTAAGATTTCTGATTTTATATCTAAAGTTAAACCATTAGATTTATTTTCAATTAACATAGTAGTAATTGTTTTTCTTAAATCATTTACTCCATCAACAAGCATTTTAAATTCACCTTGAAGATGTGGCATTTCGATTTTTTTTACGTAATTATGATTTGAGTAATCTTTTAGTGTTTGAAGAATAGTTTCTATTATAACTCGTAGATTTTCTACTAAAGTGTTATATGTGTTTGATATATAGTTTAATTTTTCATTTGATGTTTCTACATGATGAATTTCATCATCAATGTTTCCATCTGCTAATTTCTCAGATATCAGCATTATTTCGCCAAATACTTTTAACTCTTCTTCATTTTTTAATTTTAAAGAGTTATTTATTTTTTCTATTTTATTCTTTATTTGTTCGTTAAATCCTGTACAAGTACCAGTTATTTCAGGTAGAGAGTTGATTTTATTATTTATAAATAAATCAATGTTATCAAGAGCTTCTAATATGTCAATATTGCCTTTATTTGAAAAAATCATAAAGCTCCTTATTTCATTGTTCTATAAAGCATTTCGGCTTTTTGTATTTCTTCTTTTGTAGGTTTTACTCTAACAGAAATGTAACGAATCTCCCCATTTCTAGTTTTTGATGGATACGCAGTTGCATTTACCCAATAATATCCACCATTTTTTGTACTATTTTTAACTATTCCATTCCAAATCTTACCTGCTTTTACTGTTTTCCATAAATCTTCAAAAGCAGCTTTTGGCATATCTTGATGTCTTACCATACTATGAGGATTTCCAATTAATTCTTCTTTTGTGTAGCCTGCAATTATGCAAAAGTCACTGTTTGCATAAGTTATTATCCCTTTTTCATTTGTTTCAGAAACAATCATCGTTTTTTTATTTAGTTCAATTTCTCTATTTTTCAAATGCATCTCTCTTTTTTAACAGTTAAATTTTATTAGTGATTTTAATATTTTTCCCTTAAAAAATGATAAATATTTATTTTTAATAATATTTGATAAAAATTATTAATATATATAAAATCAATGAATGAAGGTTCATATAGGTGATTATATCTATGATGTGTATTTTTCTTAAATAATAAAATAATCTTTTTGTGTAAAGCTAATTTATAATAAAAATTTATATCACTAAAATAGAAATTCTTTATATAAATCTTTATTTTTTGAGAAGATTTTATAAGTAACATTTTTATATTCAAATTCTAAATAATTTGCATGAAGCCATAAACGATTTGATTTTGTTACAGTAAATCTATCTTCTTCACTCAAAGTTTTATTTAGATAGTTTTCTGCATTTTCATCATCAACTCCATAAATTGGGTCACCTAAAATCGTATGACCAATTGAGTGAAGATGAACTCTAATTTGATGTTGTCTTCCAGTTAGTGGTAAAGCTTCAATTAGTGTTAAATCTTTTTCTTTATTATATTTGATAGGTTTTATAATTGTTATTGATTCTTTGCCTTTATCACAAACCATCATTCTAACCCCAATAGCTTTTCCTTCTCTATCAAGTCCTTTATTAATTGTTATCTCTTCTTTTAATTCACCTTGAACAATTGCTAAATAAGATTTATGATATTTTTTCTCTTGAAACATCTCTTTTAAATCAATCTCACTTTGTTTATTTTTTCCTACAATTACAAGCCCAGATGTTTCTGCATCAATTCTATGTATTAAATTTGCATTTTCTCCAAAATGGTAACGAATTTCATCAAGTAAAGAGTAAGGAGTATTTTTTGAAATAGGATGAACCATAAGATTTGTAGGTTTATCAAATATGGCAAAATCTTTGAACTCTAAAAGAGGCTTTAATCCTTTTGTCATTCCCTCAAAAACAGCAATATAGATATAATCAGTAGGTATAACGTCTCCTGTATTTATTGTATTCATATTTTCATCAAAAATTCTTCCTTTTGATGTTAGTCTTTGCCCTACTTTTGGGTCTAATCCTAAATTCTGAATTAAAAATATTTGTATTTTTTTATCTTTAATTGCTTTATGTTTTCTTAATGTAAATGGCAAATTTTTTTCCTATGTTTTTTTTCAAATTCTATTATTTTTTATTAGATTTTTTAATTTTAGATTTTGTCTTTTTAGATACAATATCATACTAAAATTAATGAAAA belongs to Arcobacter defluvii and includes:
- a CDS encoding YbfB/YjiJ family MFS transporter, which encodes MNRLLNKDDNLSILIAGIFAIIVGIGVARFAFTSLIPSMLQDYLDITFAGILASLNFAGYLTGSILSVFIKDINQKVVLFRIGLVLAILTTFVLGFSTNETYWIIARIIAGFAGAMALVVGSAIVMTKLKIESKTKAMGIHFSGIGFSILTTDLINRYILSSGGTWQESWKVLAIFGAILSIYSIYILSFDKEVKQNVVKHKFDISIFTIFVILLIMAYFTEGVGFVVQGTFLPDIINNLPGLAGYGNLTWTLVGLAGIPSCIIWMRLAHKYGSINIIIIALLIQMVGILIPTFTNNIYLNLLSGIFYGGTFIGLVALFMNLGGQLAKHNPVVLMGALTTSYGIGQVIAPLYSVYLIEKFGNYDYALYLTAFIVFGGVLLLFIAKKFETEKI
- a CDS encoding LysE family translocator, producing MEQYLNEFVFLASAIFLALMSPGPDFMVTLKQSINHERKYAIISSFGISIGIVFHLAYTILGFSFIIKVFPMFLDIIRYIGATYLIYIGYKSFKSSHIKIEKDNQKKMTIKKAFMLGFFCNVFNPKATMFFLSIFSIIVNESTPMYVQLLFGLFCVIANFVWYSLIALFLTRKKSIELFDKYSNIINKVIGAILIFFGLYFIISS
- the nifB gene encoding nitrogenase cofactor biosynthesis protein NifB, giving the protein MHCVDKSNKELSMSCSCTSSSSQESIQEDIMAKINNHPCYSEGAHQHYARIHVAVAPACNIQCNYCNRKYDCSNESRPGVTSSKLSPEEAVKKILYVGGEIQQLSVVGIAGPGDALANPEKTFKTFKMLYEKAPDLKMCLSTNGLMLPDYIDQIQKYNVDHVTVTINSVDETGEVGSKIYPWILWNHKKVFGKEAAKILLQRQLEGIKMLTERGILVKANSVLIPGVNDQELPNVAKKLKELGVFLHNIMPLLSKPEFGTYYGLNGQASATDQEVMAAQEACGMDMKLMSHCRQCRADAVGLIGEDRGEEFTKDSFVKMDWEELTKKYDINARAAKHQVIENWRAALEIANEKIKIAQASKEQLSSTGETKLVAVTTAGEGTINLHFGNAKEFLIYEAGDKAIKFVMHRKVENPYCKGPEDCDGSYPIEEIKNTLKDVDILLTEKIGGCPMDELKSINLICDDSYALQPIEKSVFAAVQKYFYSDTAKSEKELG
- the nifV gene encoding homocitrate synthase, which translates into the protein MSIINDTTLRDGEQTPYVAFNTKEKLQIAQLLYEAGADELEVGIPAMGKKEQDDLKEILALNLPIQIMSWNRATLSDLDESLKCGLKAVDLSIPVSDILIDVKFNGDKNRLLKQLEKVVVQAKKENLFVCIGGEDSSRANLDFLKEIMTLGKELGANRFRYCDTVGILTPNTTYENIKNLSSANLLDIEMHTHNDFGMGTANAIAGYEAGAISANTTVIGIGERAGNASFEQVLMSLVRLLGVKKEINSNALKSLIKTVSSASNRRVDANLPIIGKNIFCHESGIHVNGMMKSKAAYEPFNPDEVGLKREFPIGKHSGSSTLVYHLQSLGIEPNMEIVQKILPKVREIVTNRKKVLSTKELKELYLCSLDI
- a CDS encoding CCE_0567 family metalloprotein, with the protein product MEPTHEEQKELKKELAKYKRKVVELAGEVHDIVEDRIWTDYVNLPKLSEEINLAMKEVLDFQELHPYLK
- a CDS encoding leucine-rich repeat domain-containing protein, with the translated sequence MGSDIENFVKWIRANDLTPIMSTHSDDLEFLTHLDLSKRNLKDLPESIGVLKNLNVLKLSNNRIRKLPKAIGELKKLRNLQCENNLIEELPETIGDLENLMILNLNVNRIKVLPKGFYKLDSLTRLTLASNRIERLDSEFKNLSKLLYLSLETNELEELPVDIFELMKQLYYLDLSFNHLNYLPSSLSKIKELETLLLEGNTIKELPSLESHDMLLKLDLSDNNLESLDFDISKLEDLKILRLDNNLLTSIPNEICNLQNLMSLSVSSNKLKILPENIGNINTLHELDVEDNELETLPKSIEELENLKELYIDNNKNLKKPEKLELEFCDVK
- a CDS encoding nitrogen fixation protein NifQ yields the protein MRDLVLMEKQILQLLQFHANDDYAKDELAPLIAKTSLELGHLYSDLGLASRKEMGELMSKNFTSLANLKPEDIRWKKYLYDCIGKTAPACATCGDISNCFNCTLNPEKKENKEILLPQRFVSGNKDLVILVSFEVTIILMSFFLIYE
- a CDS encoding PAS domain-containing protein; amino-acid sequence: MKNREIELNKKTMIVSETNEKGIITYANSDFCIIAGYTKEELIGNPHSMVRHQDMPKAAFEDLWKTVKAGKIWNGIVKNSTKNGGYYWVNATAYPSKTRNGEIRYISVRVKPTKEEIQKAEMLYRTMK
- a CDS encoding RluA family pseudouridine synthase; the protein is MPFTLRKHKAIKDKKIQIFLIQNLGLDPKVGQRLTSKGRIFDENMNTINTGDVIPTDYIYIAVFEGMTKGLKPLLEFKDFAIFDKPTNLMVHPISKNTPYSLLDEIRYHFGENANLIHRIDAETSGLVIVGKNKQSEIDLKEMFQEKKYHKSYLAIVQGELKEEITINKGLDREGKAIGVRMMVCDKGKESITIIKPIKYNKEKDLTLIEALPLTGRQHQIRVHLHSIGHTILGDPIYGVDDENAENYLNKTLSEEDRFTVTKSNRLWLHANYLEFEYKNVTYKIFSKNKDLYKEFLF